The segment agaTTAGTACATTAATAttcttaataaaatatatttttaaaaaattacattgttttaaatatatatactaaaataagattttttttttgataggtaattggccgaagccttaatagcttttgactggagctatgaaccagtggggccacagtagggggccccatccccattacatatctttgaattattattattattattattgtgtttgattagattgaccccaagaccttccccatcctatggaaggccaagagtcacaacttagaattcctctttagatgtccctattgggagttgaacttgggtctccaccatcaccatgagaacccagtgttttaaccagttaaactcaaccccttggactatatACTAAAATAAGATTATAATAATagattcaaaataatattattaattataagaaatcttattacaaattaaataaataaataaaatataataataagaatatgttaaaacataataatataataatgatttaatattaatataataaaaataacctcaaaaatatattattaaaaggTTCTCATAATAATATAATGAAAAAATAACATCAAAAATATATGAGAAGGTTCGGCATCATTCTCGAACAGGCGTGTCTGAAACCCTCCAGGCCTTTCATCGTGCTCCCATAAAACATGGACCGTTATCTCATTAACATAAGTATTCCTGGATTCTGAAGGAGTATTTTGATTTAGATTTTTGTGTTACAGGCTAttcaattgaatttttttgtttctgTTGGGAGTTCTGAGTAATTTTGCTGCTATGGATAATCCTTTGTTCGGTGGGTCTTGGGATCGAGTCCCTGAAGGGCGATCTTATCAAAGGCCGCATTACTATCATCCAAACCCTTACGCTGCAAATTCGTACGCAACTCCAGTAAAATCGGAGAGCACGCCCAAGGTAAAGGCCAAGAAGGTCGTCTCAATTCCAATCAATTTCGTCGATTCTGAGACACCCAAATCCAAAAAGGCGCCCGCCATGGACGAAAATACAGCGGCTGTAAAAATTCAATCGGCTTTCCTAGGGTTTTGTGTGAGGAAGTCAAGGCCTCTGAACAAATTGAGGGTTATAATGAAAACCAAGGCAGAGGCTGCAGAAATTCGGAGGCGTGTGAATGACGAACATGTTGTGGAGTTGATCAGACGAGATGAGAAGGAGCGGGTGAAAATGACGGAGTGGATCATGTCTCTACTGCTCAGGCTCGACGAAATTCAGGGAGTGATTCCTTTTGTGCGGGAATCAAGAAAGGCTGTGATTCGTGAGCTGGTTAACTTGGAAGAGACTGTAGATGACATAATTGCACCCAAATCCAGGCAAGATGCTGCTACAGAAGTTTCAGTAACTTCTGAAGCGACAGTGGAGGATTGCACCATTGTTGAAGAAAATGGATCTGCTAGGTGCTTGGAGGAGAATCCCAATGAGGAATTCAAGAGCAAGGAGTTGCCAGGTGGAGCAATTGAGGTCTCTGTGAGTAGTGAAAAAGCATTAGCAGAGGAGTCTTTGCCTTCTCCAATGCGAGATTTGCAAATTGAGGCTTCCCCTGAAGAAGACAATAATAACATTGGAGTAGAAGTTTTTGAACAGAGCTCTTCTGAAGCTGGAAAAACAATGGTtgatgttgttgataaagatgcagAGAATTTGAAAAGAAAC is part of the Cryptomeria japonica chromosome 10, Sugi_1.0, whole genome shotgun sequence genome and harbors:
- the LOC131858846 gene encoding BAG family molecular chaperone regulator 6-like, yielding MDNPLFGGSWDRVPEGRSYQRPHYYHPNPYAANSYATPVKSESTPKVKAKKVVSIPINFVDSETPKSKKAPAMDENTAAVKIQSAFLGFCVRKSRPLNKLRVIMKTKAEAAEIRRRVNDEHVVELIRRDEKERVKMTEWIMSLLLRLDEIQGVIPFVRESRKAVIRELVNLEETVDDIIAPKSRQDAATEVSVTSEATVEDCTIVEENGSARCLEENPNEEFKSKELPGGAIEVSVSSEKALAEESLPSPMRDLQIEASPEEDNNNIGVEVFEQSSSEAGKTMVDVVDKDAENLKRNKVDPSPAIPCTEEGVQLGNSRDDENPCKSLGLLETDASPAIPCTEEGIKTGNSRDDEGAGDKMTEQVKAIEDIGLVREENEKLMRSVSDLLKKSEKQNEIIHDLSLRVSQLEEQVSRCNKKKKVGDGKMKSGGSKKERDAHTNNRRRKSERSCFMEDWF